Proteins found in one Solitalea lacus genomic segment:
- a CDS encoding thymidine phosphorylase family protein — protein sequence MQSHHHPKSLLRFRSLGIDTKQELVVFMPKSCYVCQSEGFQALTRLNVGLNNCNIIATLNTTENGLLNDGEISLSISAIKKLGVKDGDFLWVDHLDPLESMTYVRSKLFGNALNQEALSAIISDVAEEKYSNIYLSSFVSACSGDNMNPEEICYLTKAMIETGNKLSWDERIIADKHCVGGIPGNRTSMIVVPIIASLGITIPKTSSRAITSPAGTADTMGVITNVNLSMQEMQKVVKKEKGCIVWGAAVKLSPADDIIIKIEKALDIDSEGQMVASILSKKVAAGSTHCVIDIPVGTTAKVRSTENALILAAQMEKVAKYIGLKINIIFTDGSQPVGFGIGPALEARDVLSVLRNEDKSSKELRSRALKISAAIIHLVKNESEESAYRIAEKQLSSEAAYQKLLAICEAQGGFNEPKTAKYIKIVEVQTDGIIKEIDNRKIARVAKLAGAPDVSVAGVDFFVQLNQKVEKGQPLFSIHANSPGELEYAYDYYKRGNHQIIHLNDE from the coding sequence ATGCAATCACATCATCATCCCAAAAGTCTACTCCGCTTCCGTTCATTAGGCATTGATACGAAGCAAGAATTAGTTGTATTTATGCCTAAGAGTTGCTATGTATGTCAATCCGAAGGATTTCAGGCTTTAACTAGGTTAAATGTAGGGCTAAACAACTGCAATATTATAGCTACCCTCAATACAACAGAAAATGGGTTATTAAATGATGGAGAAATAAGCTTATCGATTAGTGCCATCAAAAAATTAGGTGTAAAAGATGGTGATTTTTTGTGGGTAGATCATTTGGACCCCCTAGAATCCATGACCTATGTAAGATCAAAATTATTTGGCAATGCATTAAATCAGGAAGCCCTATCGGCAATTATCAGCGATGTTGCCGAAGAAAAGTATTCTAACATTTACCTTTCTTCATTCGTTTCTGCCTGTTCAGGGGATAACATGAACCCGGAAGAAATCTGTTACCTCACCAAGGCTATGATTGAAACGGGAAACAAGTTAAGTTGGGATGAGCGAATAATAGCCGATAAGCATTGCGTTGGAGGGATACCAGGTAACCGAACTAGTATGATTGTTGTTCCTATAATTGCGTCCTTAGGTATTACAATTCCAAAAACATCTTCCAGAGCGATTACATCACCTGCCGGAACTGCAGATACAATGGGTGTGATTACCAATGTGAATCTAAGTATGCAAGAGATGCAAAAAGTAGTGAAGAAAGAAAAAGGATGCATTGTTTGGGGAGCGGCTGTAAAGCTAAGCCCTGCTGACGATATAATTATAAAAATTGAAAAGGCTTTGGATATTGATAGTGAAGGTCAAATGGTTGCTTCAATTTTATCAAAAAAAGTAGCAGCAGGTTCTACTCATTGTGTAATTGACATCCCAGTTGGAACTACTGCAAAAGTGAGAAGTACTGAAAATGCATTAATATTAGCGGCCCAAATGGAGAAGGTTGCAAAATACATCGGATTAAAAATTAACATTATTTTCACAGACGGTTCGCAGCCGGTTGGCTTCGGAATAGGACCGGCCTTGGAAGCCCGAGATGTGCTTTCTGTTTTGAGAAATGAAGATAAATCTTCAAAAGAATTAAGATCCAGAGCACTGAAGATTTCTGCAGCCATTATCCATTTGGTAAAGAATGAATCTGAGGAATCAGCATACAGGATTGCAGAGAAACAATTAAGTTCAGAAGCTGCTTATCAAAAATTATTAGCCATTTGCGAAGCCCAAGGTGGTTTTAACGAACCGAAAACAGCTAAATACATTAAAATAGTTGAAGTCCAAACAGATGGTATTATCAAGGAAATCGACAATAGAAAAATAGCAAGAGTGGCCAAGTTGGCTGGTGCGCCGGATGTATCGGTGGCCGGTGTTGATTTTTTTGTGCAGCTAAATCAGAAAGTTGAAAAAGGACAACCCTTATTTTCTATACATGCCAACTCTCCTGGAGAATTGGAATATGCTTATGATTACTATAAACGTGGCAATCACCAAATAATCCATTTAAATGATGAATAA
- a CDS encoding MlaD family protein, with product MAKQAISNIKLGVFVLAGLLLLVFTLYMIGKNRNLFGNTIQLKAHFDDVYGLMPGNNVRFSGIQVGTVRKVNIINDTVIEVSMEVDEAVKKFIQKNAIVAIGTDGLMGNKVINISPAQQTSQVVSDGDILRTRKTPNTDEMLQTFYKTNNNLAVITEDLKTTVQRINNSKGLWSILNDSTLSVDLKASMINIRTASGQVKAFTSDLQKLIADVKHGKGSVGALLTDTSFSSNLNKAVTQIKLVSNNANLLAEELNKVVQEVSNGKGTVHALLKDSVLAVKLNSSLTNIEKGTAAFNENMEALKHSALLRGYFRNQEKQQPKKKKKMSKSDTNQDTN from the coding sequence ATGGCCAAACAAGCAATAAGTAATATCAAACTCGGTGTATTTGTACTAGCGGGGTTACTCCTACTGGTGTTTACGCTGTACATGATCGGCAAAAACCGCAACCTGTTTGGCAATACCATTCAATTAAAAGCCCATTTTGATGATGTTTATGGCCTAATGCCCGGAAATAATGTACGATTTTCCGGCATTCAGGTGGGAACAGTGAGAAAAGTTAACATTATAAACGATACGGTGATAGAAGTATCGATGGAAGTAGATGAAGCTGTGAAGAAATTCATTCAAAAGAATGCCATTGTAGCAATTGGAACCGATGGACTGATGGGAAACAAAGTCATTAATATTTCTCCCGCCCAGCAAACTTCTCAGGTGGTAAGCGATGGAGATATTCTACGAACGAGAAAAACACCCAATACCGACGAAATGCTGCAAACTTTCTACAAGACTAATAACAACCTAGCTGTAATAACTGAAGATTTAAAAACCACCGTTCAACGCATCAATAACAGCAAAGGTTTATGGAGTATATTAAATGACAGCACACTATCAGTTGATTTAAAAGCCTCAATGATCAATATTAGAACAGCTTCAGGTCAGGTAAAAGCCTTTACCAGTGATCTTCAAAAGTTGATTGCTGATGTAAAACACGGTAAAGGATCAGTAGGAGCTTTGTTAACTGATACAAGTTTTTCTTCCAATCTGAATAAAGCAGTTACCCAAATCAAACTGGTAAGCAACAATGCCAATTTACTTGCGGAAGAACTTAATAAAGTAGTGCAGGAGGTATCGAACGGAAAAGGAACGGTCCATGCTTTATTAAAAGATTCTGTGCTCGCCGTGAAACTTAACAGCAGTCTTACCAATATTGAAAAAGGTACTGCTGCTTTCAACGAAAACATGGAAGCGCTAAAGCACAGCGCATTATTAAGAGGGTATTTTCGAAATCAGGAAAAACAGCAGCCGAAGAAGAAGAAGAAGATGTCGAAATCTGATACCAATCAGGATACCAATTGA
- a CDS encoding ABC transporter ATP-binding protein codes for MPEEKPVTELKTKVSEATPVIMISHLKKSFGNNMVLNDFNLILHKGENVAVLGKSGSGKSVLIKCIIGLLDPDEGTINVLGKNIPDLSREELDRIRVKVGFLFQSNALYDSMTVRENLEFPLRRHGFQLAHQEVDEMVKEALTNVGLAHTIDMMPAELSGGMRKRIALARTLILKPEIILYDEPTTGLDPITGKEISNLMVEIQNKYNTASLVISHDMKLIHDTAERIVMLIDGKCYADGTYKELQQIKDNKVRQFFE; via the coding sequence ATGCCGGAAGAAAAACCCGTAACAGAATTAAAAACGAAGGTATCGGAGGCGACTCCGGTAATAATGATTTCACATCTAAAAAAATCATTTGGCAACAATATGGTATTAAATGATTTTAATTTAATACTGCACAAAGGTGAAAACGTTGCGGTGTTAGGAAAATCGGGATCGGGTAAATCGGTGTTGATTAAATGCATTATTGGTTTACTCGATCCGGATGAAGGCACCATTAATGTATTGGGCAAAAATATTCCTGATCTAAGCCGTGAAGAATTGGATAGAATTAGAGTGAAAGTCGGATTTTTATTTCAAAGCAATGCACTTTATGATTCGATGACTGTTAGAGAGAATCTGGAGTTTCCATTACGACGACATGGATTTCAATTAGCCCATCAGGAGGTGGACGAAATGGTTAAGGAAGCTTTAACCAATGTGGGCCTTGCCCATACCATCGACATGATGCCTGCAGAACTCTCAGGCGGTATGCGGAAGAGAATTGCTTTAGCCCGAACATTGATCCTAAAACCCGAAATTATTTTGTACGATGAGCCCACTACGGGCCTCGACCCGATCACAGGAAAAGAGATCAGTAATTTAATGGTGGAAATTCAAAATAAATACAACACGGCTTCGCTTGTTATTTCACATGATATGAAATTAATTCATGATACAGCCGAACGGATTGTGATGTTGATAGATGGCAAATGTTATGCAGATGGAACTTATAAAGAATTACAGCAAATAAAAGATAATAAGGTTAGACAGTTTTTTGAATAA